One window from the genome of Panthera leo isolate Ple1 chromosome D3, P.leo_Ple1_pat1.1, whole genome shotgun sequence encodes:
- the PRKAB1 gene encoding 5'-AMP-activated protein kinase subunit beta-1, translating into MGNTSSERAALERQGGHKTPRRDSSGGAKDGDRPKILMDSPEDADLFHSEEIKAPEKEEFLAWQHDLEVNDKAPAQARPTVFRWTGGGKEVYLSGSFNNWSKLPLTRSHNNFVAILDLPEGEHQYKFFVDGQWTHDPSEPIVTSQLGTVNNIIQVKKTDFEVFDALMVDSQKCSDVSELSSSPPGPYHQEPYVSKPEERFKAPPILPPHLLQVILNKDTGISCDPALLPEPNHVMLNHLYALSIKDGVMVLSATHRYKKKYVTTLLYKPI; encoded by the exons ATGGGCAACACGAGCAGCGAGCGGGCCGCGCTGGAGCGGCAGGGCGGCCACAAGACGCCGCGGAGGGACAGCTCCGGGGGCGCCAAGGACGGGGACAGGCCCAAGATCCTGATGGACAGCCCCGAGGACGCCGACCTCTTCCACTCCGAGGAAATcaag gctccagagaaggaagaattcCTGGCTTGGCAGCATGATCTGGAAGTGAATGATAAAGCCCCTGCCCAGGCTCGGCCAACAGTATTTCGATGGACGGGAGGCGGAAAGGAAGTTTACTTATCCGGGTCCTTCAACAACTGGAGTAAACTTCCCCTCACAAGAAG CCACAATAACTTTGTAGCCATCCTGGACCTGCCTGAAGGAGAGCATCAGTACAAGTTCTTTGTGGATGGTCAGTGGACACATGACCCTTCTGAG CCAATAGTAACCAGCCAGCTTGGCACAGTTAACAACATCATTCAAGTGAAGAAAACTGACTTTGAAGTATTTGATGCTTTAATGGTGGATTCCCAAAAGTGCTCCGATGTGTCTG AGCTGTCCAGCTCCCCACCAGGACCCTACCATCAGGAACCCTATGTCTCAAAACCAGAAGAACGGTTTAAGGCACCACCCATTCTCCCTCCACATCTGCTCCAGGTCATCCTGAACAAGGACACAGGGATTTCT TGTGATCCAGCTTTGCTCCCCGAGCCCAACCACGTCATGTTGAACCACCTTTATGCACTCTCTATCAAG GATGGAGTGATGGTGCTCAGCGCGACCCACCGGTACAAGAAAAAGTATGTCACCACCTTGCTATACAAGCCCATATGA